The Fusobacterium necrophorum subsp. necrophorum genome includes the window AAAATGGAGCAGCACTGGGAACAGTATTGGCTGAAATAATAGGTGTTTTGATAATGCTTTATTTTACTAAGGAATATTTAAAAGAAATTTCATTCTATAAAAAAGAAAATTTAAAATATTTTTTTGCAGCAATTTTTATGGGATGTTTTATATGTGGAATACGATTTTTAAATTTAGGAATTTTCACTAGATTGTTGTTATCCATTATAGTAGGATTCATTACTTATTTTGGAAGCTTGTTTATGATGAAAGAAATATTAGTCATAACGATAATATCAAATATAATAACACGAATATTAAAAAGGAGAGAAGCATGAAGACATACCTAGTAACTGGAGGAGCAGGATTTATTGGAACAAATTTTGTAAAATATATGTTAGCAAAATATCATAATATTTCGATGGTTGTTTTGGATAAGTTGACGTATGCAGGGATTAAAGAAAACATACAGAAAGAAATTGATACCCATAAAATTAAATTTATCCATGGAGATATTTGTGATATAAAATTGGTAGATGATATTTTCCAACAGTATGAGATTGATTATGTTGTAAATTTTGCTGCAGAATCTCATGTGGACAGAAGTATAGAAAATCCAAAAGTATTCTTAGAAACAAATATTCTAGGAACTCAAACTCTGTTAGATGCTGCTAAGAAATTTTGGACAGTAGGAAAAGATGAAAAAGGATATCCTATCTATAAAGAAAATAAAAAATATTTGCAGATATCTACAGATGAAGTTTATGGAAGCTTGAAGAAAGACATTCCAGATGGGGAAACTTTAGTATTTCATGACAAAGAATTAGATATCTTATTAAAAAATAGAGGAAAAGTGAAAACATTTGGGAAAACTTTTTTTACAGAATATACACCGATATCTCCAAAGTCGCCTTATTCCACCTCCAAGGCGAGTGCAGATATGTTGGTAATGGCATACAAAGAGACATATCATATGCCAGTGAATATTACGAGATGCTCTAATAACTATGGGCCTTATCAATTCCCAGAAAAATTAATTCCATTAATTATCGGAAATATTCTTCAAGGAAAAACTCTTCCTGTCTATGGAGATGGAATGAATATACGAGATTGGCTATATGTAGAAGATCATTGTAAAGCAATTGATATGGTTTTAGAAAAAGGGAAGCTAGGAGAAGTGTATAATGTGGGAGGCTTTAATGAAGAAGCTAATATTATTATTGTCAAAAAAATCATTGACATTATTTCAAATATTATGAAAGAAGAAACGAAATATCGAAAATATCTAAAAACGGATATCAAAAATATTAACTATGATTTAATTTCTTTTGTACAAGATAGATTAGGTCATGATACGAGGTATGCTATCAATCCCGGTAAAATAGTAAAAGAATTGGGCTGGTATCCAGAAACTACTTTTTTGCTAGGAATAGAGAAAACTATACGATGGTATTTGGAACATACAGAAATATATCAATAATTGAAAAGTGAGATTTTTTGTCAAATGGTGTTAATAAAAGAGTAGAATATGAAATTTTCAAGAGGATTTTAGGGATTTCGGAAACGAAATCTTTAAAATCCTTTTTTCTATATTAAAACATAAAATCGTTTTTTCCTTTTGAGCAGCACAAAAAAGAATACAAGCACTCCAAATACACACTTCTGAAATTAGAAAGATTATTTAAAAATTAGGATTGATTTGTGCAATCCCTTGTATAATCAGAATTTTCTGCCAAAAATGAGAAAATCTATGGAAGCCAAATGCAACTGGTTTGATGGATTTCATAAAATGATTTATTCCTTCCAAAGGTCCATTGGTATAAGTTGTTTCTAAAGTATTTTGAATGTATTCTCTATATTTTCGAAGTGTTTTCCTAGTCGTTTGTATACGAGGACTCATCTTTTTCTTCCATCTTTCTAAAGTAAGATTCAAAAAGTGGAAAATTTTTTCTGTAAATCTTTAAAAACAGAAAGTTTTAATGTTCGAGAAATAGACTCATATTTCTTCACAATAGAAAACTTTAAAAAAAGACCATCCACACTCCCTACAAAGAAATGTGTGTTTTTTTTAAGGCAATCTGAATGACATATTCTTGGAAAGGAAGAAAACATACAAAATAGATTTTGAAACTATTTTTTGTGGTACCCTCTATCGACGTTATAACATAATTTTATTCTTTTTCTTAAAATTTTATAGCTCCATCTTTGATTTTCAAGTTTTTGCCTAAAAAAATAATCCAAAAAAGCCGATTGGAGATTTTAAAAAAATCTCCAATCGGCATCTTAAAGATAAAGATTTTATCAGAAAATAATTATTCTACAATCTCCATTTTTAATCCATATTAAACAACATATAAGCATCGTCGGTCCTAGACCAGAAGTCCCTAAATATGTCGCATTGTATACAGAAGAACAAAAAGAAATTTTAAAAGTCAAAGCAGGAATTACCGATTATGCTTCTATTTATTTTTCAAAGGAAAATGAATTATTAGAAGGAAAAGAAAATCCTGAACAATACTATATTCATGAAATTATGCCCAAAAAAATCAAGTTAAATAAAAAATATATTCAAGAAATATCTTTGATGACAGATATTAAGATTATTATACTGACCATTTTTAAAATTTTGAAGTAATTTAAAGGAGAATACTGTATGGAGAAAAAAATTATACAATTTTCACCACCGGATATTACACAAGCAGAAATTAATGAAGTTGTAGATACATTAAAATCAGGTTGGATTACTACAGGACCAAAAACAAAAAAGTTTGAAGAAGAAATTAGTCAATATTGCCATTCCGATAAGACAGTATGTTTCAATTCAGCCACTGCAGCTATGGAATTAGCATTGAAATTATTTGATATAGGGCCTGGGGATGAAGTAATTACTTCCGTTTATACTTATACAGCATCTGCGAGTGTAGCTTTACATTGTGGAGCAAAAGTAGTTTTAGTAGATACCAAAAAAGGAAGTTTTAATATTGATCCAGCTGCTGTTGAAAAAGCAATTACAGCAAAAACAAAAGTAATTATTCCTGTAGATATAGCAGGATATCCCGCTGATTATGATGAAATTTTTGAAATTGCAGAAAGAAAAAAATCATTGTTTCGTCCTAAAAAAGGAACTTATCAAGAAAAATTAGGAAGAATTATGATATTAGCAGATGCTGCTCATTCTTTTGGAAGTATTTATAAAGGAAAAAAAGTGGGAAGTGTAGCAGATTTTACTTCTTTTTCTTTCCATGCCATTAAAAATTTAACAACCGCAGAAGGAGGAGCTTTAACTTGGTGTCATAAGGATTGGATGGATAGTGAAGAAGCATATAGACAATTAATGTTATTAGCACTGCATGGTCAAAATAAAGATGCTCTCGCGAAAATGAAAGCGGGAGCATGGAAGTATGATATTGTAATGCCAGGTTATAAATGTAATATGACAGACATTATGGCAGCCATTGGATTGGCCCAATTAAAAAGATATGATAACGAAATTTTAATCAAAAAGAAAGAGCTGGTATCTTGGTATGAAAAAGGTTTAAAAAATTTAGAAGATAAATTAGAATTACCAGTCTTTCAAGAAGGAAATACAGAAAGTTGTCGACATTTATATATGATTCGTTTGAAAAATGCAGGAGAACAAAAAAGAAATCAAGTCATAGAAAAACTAGCAGAAGCCGGAATTGCTACTAATGTTCATTTTCAACCATTACCCCTTTTCACAGCATATAAGGAGTTAGGTTTTGAAATGAAGAACTATCCTAATGCTTATGACATGTATCAAAACGAGATTTCTTTACCTTTACATGATTTGCTTGTAAAAAAAGATATTGATTACATATGTACGCTGCTTAAAAATAATATTGAGAGTATTAATTTCAAGAGGTGTTAGATGAAAAAAATATTTATAGTTGGAGCATCTATTTTACAGTTACCTGCTATTCTTAAAGCAAAAGAGATGGGACTCTATGTAGGAGTAGCAGATTATGATTCACATGCAGTTGGAATTCCACATGCAGATGTATATTATAGTGTAAGTACAATTGATGAAGAAGGAATATTTCAGGCAGCAAAGTCTTTTAGGGCAGATGGAATTATCACATTAGCAACAGATATGCCAATTAGAGCAGTTTCTTACACAGCTAATAAGATGAACTTAATTGGTTTGGATTATAATACTGCCGTTAATGCTACAAATAAAGGAAAAATGATTGAAAAACTTCATGATTATAATGTTCCTCATCCTTGGTTTTTTAAAATTGTAGATATAGAAAATCTAAAGAATATTAGTGAAAAATTAAGCTATCCATGTATTTGTAAACCTACAGATAGTTCCGGTAGTAGAGGAGTTATTTTAATAAATAATTTTTTAGAATTAGAACAATCTATTTTGTATAGTAAACAATATAGTAAAAGTGGAGAAGTTATCATTGAGGAATTTATGATTGGAGAGGAAGTAAGTGTCGAAGTTTTAGTTTATAATAAGGAATATTTTATATTAAATATTACAGATAAACTAACTACAGGTGCTCCTTATTTTGTAGAACTAGGTCATAGTCAGCCGTCTAATTTATCAACGAAAATTTTAGAAGAAATAAAAAAAATATCAATAAATGCTTTAAAAGCTTTAAATATTAACAATGGAGCAGCACATGTTGAAATTATAGTTACAGA containing:
- a CDS encoding dTDP-glucose 4,6-dehydratase, with the translated sequence MKTYLVTGGAGFIGTNFVKYMLAKYHNISMVVLDKLTYAGIKENIQKEIDTHKIKFIHGDICDIKLVDDIFQQYEIDYVVNFAAESHVDRSIENPKVFLETNILGTQTLLDAAKKFWTVGKDEKGYPIYKENKKYLQISTDEVYGSLKKDIPDGETLVFHDKELDILLKNRGKVKTFGKTFFTEYTPISPKSPYSTSKASADMLVMAYKETYHMPVNITRCSNNYGPYQFPEKLIPLIIGNILQGKTLPVYGDGMNIRDWLYVEDHCKAIDMVLEKGKLGEVYNVGGFNEEANIIIVKKIIDIISNIMKEETKYRKYLKTDIKNINYDLISFVQDRLGHDTRYAINPGKIVKELGWYPETTFLLGIEKTIRWYLEHTEIYQ
- a CDS encoding transposase, with the protein product MNLTLERWKKKMSPRIQTTRKTLRKYREYIQNTLETTYTNGPLEGINHFMKSIKPVAFGFHRFSHFWQKILIIQGIAQINPNF
- a CDS encoding sugar transferase translates to MYTEEQKEILKVKAGITDYASIYFSKENELLEGKENPEQYYIHEIMPKKIKLNKKYIQEISLMTDIKIIILTIFKILK
- a CDS encoding DegT/DnrJ/EryC1/StrS family aminotransferase, producing MEKKIIQFSPPDITQAEINEVVDTLKSGWITTGPKTKKFEEEISQYCHSDKTVCFNSATAAMELALKLFDIGPGDEVITSVYTYTASASVALHCGAKVVLVDTKKGSFNIDPAAVEKAITAKTKVIIPVDIAGYPADYDEIFEIAERKKSLFRPKKGTYQEKLGRIMILADAAHSFGSIYKGKKVGSVADFTSFSFHAIKNLTTAEGGALTWCHKDWMDSEEAYRQLMLLALHGQNKDALAKMKAGAWKYDIVMPGYKCNMTDIMAAIGLAQLKRYDNEILIKKKELVSWYEKGLKNLEDKLELPVFQEGNTESCRHLYMIRLKNAGEQKRNQVIEKLAEAGIATNVHFQPLPLFTAYKELGFEMKNYPNAYDMYQNEISLPLHDLLVKKDIDYICTLLKNNIESINFKRC
- a CDS encoding ATP-grasp domain-containing protein, whose amino-acid sequence is MKKIFIVGASILQLPAILKAKEMGLYVGVADYDSHAVGIPHADVYYSVSTIDEEGIFQAAKSFRADGIITLATDMPIRAVSYTANKMNLIGLDYNTAVNATNKGKMIEKLHDYNVPHPWFFKIVDIENLKNISEKLSYPCICKPTDSSGSRGVILINNFLELEQSILYSKQYSKSGEVIIEEFMIGEEVSVEVLVYNKEYFILNITDKLTTGAPYFVELGHSQPSNLSTKILEEIKKISINALKALNINNGAAHVEIIVTEKGPKIVEVGARMGGDCITTDLVPLSTGIDMVKAVIQIALGEKIDIVAKKSNGAAIRYLDSCQGQIISIAGIEIAKKIKGVEKIDLVKNVGDIYTGIKNSGDRIGYVIATAKTAAEAVSICETAKKYIKIEVK